The following are encoded in a window of Catellicoccus marimammalium M35/04/3 genomic DNA:
- the yaaA gene encoding S4 domain-containing protein YaaA produces MVESYPLQTEYITLGQFLKDIAEIGSGGEAKWYLQENTVYVDQELENRRGRKLYAGMTVELPGERTYHIVEA; encoded by the coding sequence ATGGTGGAATCATATCCCCTACAAACAGAATATATTACTTTAGGTCAATTTTTAAAAGATATCGCAGAAATTGGTAGTGGCGGTGAAGCAAAATGGTATCTACAAGAAAATACTGTTTATGTAGATCAAGAATTAGAAAATCGCCGTGGTCGAAAGTTATATGCAGGTATGACTGTCGAATTACCAGGAGAGCGCACCTATCATATTGTCGAGGCCTAA
- the recF gene encoding DNA replication/repair protein RecF (All proteins in this family for which functions are known are DNA-binding proteins that assist the filamentation of RecA onto DNA for the initiation of recombination or recombinational repair.) → MIIKTLTLQNYRNYHSLTVSFSPSLNIFIGNNGQGKTNLLESIYVLSATRSHRTTKDGELLHWQEENTLIQGEIEKQTGSFPLSYAYSAKNKGKILRFNHLIQKKASEYIGQFHVILFCPDDLFLIKGSPSQRRKFLDQELGFRNHYYLQLLSQYQKLLKERNQCLQKGKWDALYLDILDEQLSDYGSKIMRLRADFLNRLGEFATEIYRFLTQEKEELTLTYLPSIPLAKSEEEQKEVFLHYLQKNREKDQQQRATKLGIQRDDWILKMNNKEAKSFASQGQQRLLILSIKLAEVEYIAQTLGEYPVLLLDDVMSELDDERQMRLLQILENRVQTFITTTTLEHLEGKMKVKPKIFEVKAGEITTISEE, encoded by the coding sequence ATGATAATCAAAACATTAACTTTGCAAAATTATCGTAATTATCACTCTCTAACAGTTTCGTTTTCTCCTAGTTTAAATATCTTTATTGGTAATAATGGACAAGGGAAAACAAATTTATTAGAGAGTATTTATGTTTTATCTGCTACAAGAAGTCACCGGACAACAAAAGACGGAGAATTATTACATTGGCAAGAAGAAAATACTTTAATTCAAGGAGAAATTGAAAAGCAAACAGGTTCTTTTCCTTTATCCTATGCATATTCAGCAAAAAACAAAGGAAAGATTTTACGTTTCAATCATTTGATCCAAAAAAAGGCCAGTGAATATATTGGTCAATTTCATGTTATTCTTTTTTGTCCAGATGATCTGTTTTTAATTAAAGGTTCTCCTTCTCAACGAAGAAAATTTCTTGATCAAGAATTAGGATTTCGTAATCACTATTATCTGCAATTACTTTCTCAATATCAAAAATTATTAAAAGAAAGAAATCAATGCTTGCAAAAAGGAAAATGGGATGCATTGTATCTTGATATTTTAGATGAGCAGTTATCAGATTATGGAAGTAAGATTATGCGTTTACGTGCTGATTTTTTAAATCGGCTAGGAGAATTTGCGACCGAGATTTATCGTTTTTTAACACAAGAAAAAGAAGAATTAACATTAACTTATTTACCAAGTATCCCTTTGGCAAAATCTGAAGAAGAACAAAAAGAAGTGTTTTTACATTATTTGCAGAAGAATCGAGAAAAAGATCAACAGCAGAGGGCGACAAAATTAGGAATTCAACGAGATGATTGGATTTTAAAAATGAATAATAAAGAGGCAAAGAGTTTTGCTTCTCAAGGTCAGCAGAGATTATTGATTTTGAGCATTAAATTAGCGGAAGTAGAATATATTGCTCAAACCCTAGGAGAATATCCGGTGTTATTACTAGATGATGTGATGAGTGAGTTAGATGATGAACGACAGATGCGCTTATTACAGATTTTAGAAAATCGAGTGCAAACTTTTATTACGACCACTACACTAGAGCATCTAGAAGGCAAAATGAAAGTGAAGCCAAAAATATTTGAAGTGAAAGCAGGAGAAATTACGACAATTTCAGAAGAATAA
- the gyrB gene encoding DNA topoisomerase (ATP-hydrolyzing) subunit B, whose product MENKELENNAQNYDASQIQVLEGLEAVRKRPGMYIGSTSEQGLHHLVWEIVDNSIDEALAGFATKIDVIIEEDNSITVIDNGRGIPVDIQEKTGRPAVETVFTVLHAGGKFGGGSYKVSGGLHGVGSSVVNALSTSLDVKVYKNGHIYFQEYKRGQVVDDLKIIGDTDRRGTEVHFVPDPTIFKETTVFNFDTLATRVRELAFLNRGLKITIEDKRKGQEQQREYHYEGGICSYVEFLNDEKEVLFEPPIYCEGEQNNITIEVAMQYTSGYQSKILSFANNIHTYEGGMHESGFKSALTRVINNYARRQKMIKENDDKLMGEDVREGLTAVISIKHPEPQFEGQTKTKLGNSEVRSVTDRLFAEAFDKFLMENPNVAKKVVEKALLATKARLAAKRAREATRKKNELEISNLPGKLADCSSREAEKCELFIVEGDSAGGSAKQGRDRNYQAILPIRGKILNVEKATLDKILANEEIRSLFTAMGTGFGKDFDVEKARYHKLVIMTDADVDGAHIRILLLTLFYRYMRPLVEKGYVYIAQPPLYGVKQGKNITYVPSGKDAEDQLQQVLQSLPKTPKPIVQRYKGLGEMDEDQLWETTMDPEHRAMARVTIDDAEEANRIFEMLMGDQVEPRRQFIEENAHYATIDI is encoded by the coding sequence GTGGAAAATAAAGAACTAGAAAACAATGCGCAAAATTATGATGCAAGTCAAATCCAAGTATTAGAAGGATTAGAAGCAGTTCGCAAACGCCCAGGAATGTATATTGGTTCAACGAGTGAACAAGGATTACATCACCTAGTTTGGGAAATTGTCGATAACTCTATTGACGAAGCCTTAGCAGGTTTTGCGACAAAAATTGATGTCATTATTGAAGAGGATAATAGTATTACAGTTATCGATAATGGACGAGGAATTCCCGTTGATATTCAAGAAAAAACAGGACGTCCAGCGGTAGAAACTGTATTTACTGTGTTGCACGCAGGAGGAAAATTTGGCGGTGGAAGCTATAAAGTTTCTGGAGGCTTACATGGTGTAGGTTCTTCTGTAGTTAATGCTCTATCTACCTCTTTAGATGTTAAAGTTTATAAAAACGGACATATTTACTTCCAAGAATATAAACGTGGACAAGTAGTTGATGATTTAAAAATCATTGGGGATACAGATCGTCGTGGGACAGAAGTGCATTTTGTACCAGATCCAACGATTTTTAAAGAAACAACCGTCTTTAATTTTGATACTTTAGCGACTCGTGTTCGTGAATTAGCTTTCTTAAATCGTGGTTTAAAAATTACGATTGAAGATAAAAGAAAAGGTCAAGAACAACAACGCGAATACCACTACGAAGGTGGGATTTGTAGCTATGTAGAATTTTTAAATGATGAGAAAGAAGTCCTTTTTGAACCACCAATTTACTGTGAAGGAGAGCAAAATAATATCACCATCGAAGTAGCTATGCAATATACAAGTGGCTACCAATCTAAAATTTTAAGTTTTGCTAATAACATCCATACTTATGAAGGTGGGATGCATGAATCTGGATTTAAATCTGCATTGACTCGTGTTATCAATAACTATGCTCGTCGTCAAAAAATGATTAAAGAAAATGATGATAAATTAATGGGGGAAGATGTGCGTGAAGGATTAACTGCGGTAATTTCTATCAAACACCCTGAACCTCAATTTGAAGGACAAACGAAAACAAAACTAGGAAATAGTGAAGTTCGTAGTGTTACTGATCGTTTATTTGCTGAAGCATTTGATAAATTCTTAATGGAAAATCCAAATGTAGCGAAAAAAGTAGTGGAAAAAGCATTATTAGCGACAAAAGCTCGCCTAGCAGCGAAACGTGCTCGTGAAGCAACTCGTAAGAAAAATGAATTAGAAATTAGTAATTTACCTGGTAAATTAGCGGATTGCTCTAGTCGTGAAGCGGAAAAATGTGAATTGTTTATCGTCGAAGGGGATTCTGCGGGAGGATCTGCTAAACAAGGACGCGACCGTAACTATCAAGCAATTTTACCGATTCGTGGGAAAATTTTGAATGTGGAAAAAGCAACACTAGATAAAATTTTAGCTAACGAAGAAATCCGTTCTTTATTTACTGCAATGGGAACAGGATTTGGTAAAGATTTTGATGTGGAAAAAGCACGCTATCATAAATTAGTAATTATGACCGATGCTGATGTCGATGGAGCTCATATTCGCATTTTATTATTAACATTGTTCTATCGTTATATGCGTCCATTGGTAGAAAAAGGCTACGTTTACATTGCTCAACCTCCACTATACGGAGTAAAACAAGGAAAAAATATTACTTATGTTCCTTCTGGAAAAGATGCAGAAGATCAATTACAACAAGTATTACAATCTCTACCAAAAACACCAAAACCAATTGTTCAACGATATAAAGGTCTTGGGGAAATGGATGAAGATCAATTATGGGAAACTACAATGGATCCTGAACATCGCGCAATGGCTCGTGTAACCATTGATGATGCAGAAGAAGCAAATCGTATTTTTGAAATGTTGATGGGTGATCAAGTAGAACCTCGTCGCCAATTCATTGAAGAAAATGCACACTATGCAACGATTGATATCTAA